The following proteins are encoded in a genomic region of Synechococcus sp. CBW1002:
- a CDS encoding glutamate decarboxylase, which produces MRSSQLDLTSQLGSRLRHQKPAADVPRDRLSEEGLPADLTYQLVHDHLMLDGNARLNLATFVGTWMEPEARRLMEECADKNMIDKDEYPQTAELEERCLKILADLWHAPDPDQAIGTSTTGSSEGCMLGGLALKWRWRERRRGAGLDASRPNLVMGINTQICWEKFCTYFDVEPRLVPLEQNRLHLTPEEALKQCDENTIGVVGIVGSTFDGSYEPIDALQTALDALHQRSGLDIPIHVDAASGGFVAPFNSPDWAWDFRLSRVVSISSSGHKYGGVLPGVGWVLWRSGDHLPEDLRFNVNYLGGEMPTIGLNFSRSGAQVVGQYFNFLHLGRQGYSQRMASLEAIACHLADGLAAMEPLRLVSHPRGQLPVFAVECDPSIKNWTVFHLSKMMRSRGWQVPAYTLPANLQDRAVLRFVIRAGFNQDMADQLLADVQRNLAWLATAETPLPSSSDELGFRH; this is translated from the coding sequence ATGCGTTCGTCTCAGCTGGATCTCACGTCCCAGCTTGGCAGCCGCCTCCGTCATCAGAAGCCGGCTGCTGACGTACCCCGCGACCGCCTGAGCGAAGAGGGTCTGCCGGCAGACCTGACCTATCAGCTGGTGCACGACCATCTGATGCTGGATGGCAATGCACGGCTGAATCTGGCCACCTTTGTGGGCACCTGGATGGAGCCCGAGGCGCGGCGCCTGATGGAGGAATGCGCCGACAAGAACATGATCGACAAGGATGAATATCCCCAGACCGCTGAACTCGAGGAGCGTTGTCTGAAGATTCTGGCCGATCTCTGGCATGCGCCCGATCCTGATCAAGCGATTGGTACCTCCACCACAGGCTCCAGTGAAGGCTGCATGCTGGGGGGACTGGCTCTAAAGTGGCGCTGGCGGGAGCGTCGCCGGGGAGCTGGTCTGGACGCCTCGCGCCCCAACCTGGTGATGGGGATCAACACCCAGATCTGCTGGGAGAAGTTCTGCACCTATTTCGATGTGGAGCCGCGGCTGGTGCCCCTGGAGCAGAACCGGTTGCACCTCACTCCCGAGGAAGCCCTGAAGCAATGCGACGAGAACACCATCGGTGTGGTCGGCATCGTGGGCAGCACGTTCGATGGAAGTTATGAACCCATTGACGCCCTGCAGACCGCTCTCGATGCTCTGCACCAGCGCAGCGGTCTTGACATTCCGATCCATGTGGATGCGGCGTCCGGTGGTTTCGTGGCTCCGTTCAATTCGCCGGATTGGGCGTGGGACTTCCGCCTCTCGCGGGTGGTTTCGATCAGCTCCAGTGGCCACAAGTATGGGGGGGTGTTGCCCGGGGTGGGCTGGGTGCTGTGGCGCAGTGGTGACCATCTGCCGGAAGACCTGCGCTTCAATGTGAATTACCTCGGCGGCGAGATGCCCACGATCGGGCTCAACTTCTCGCGCTCAGGCGCCCAGGTGGTGGGTCAATACTTCAACTTCCTGCATCTGGGGCGACAGGGGTACAGCCAGCGGATGGCCTCTCTCGAAGCGATTGCCTGTCACCTGGCCGATGGCCTGGCAGCGATGGAACCCCTGAGGCTGGTGAGCCATCCCCGCGGCCAGCTGCCCGTGTTCGCGGTGGAGTGTGATCCGAGCATCAAGAACTGGACGGTCTTTCACCTTTCAAAAATGATGCGCTCTCGTGGATGGCAGGTGCCTGCTTATACACTTCCGGCCAACCTGCAAGACCGTGCCGTGCTGCGTTTCGTGATTCGAGCCGGCTTCAATCAAGACATGGCCGACCAGTTACTGGCAGACGTGCAACGGAACCTTGCCTGGCTGGCCACGGCTGAAACACCGCTGCCATCTTCCAGCGACGAACTTGGTTTCCGGCATTGA
- a CDS encoding peroxiredoxin: MSRLVGLPAPDFTATAVIDQEFQEVTLSQYRGKYVVLFFYPLDFTFVCPTEITAFSDSYGEFSSRNCEVLGVSVDSQFSHLAWIQTERKSGGIGDIAYPLVADLKKDIARAYEVLDEEAGVALRGLFIIDPDGVIMQSTINNLPVGRSVDETLRLLQAFQHIRNNPDEVCPANWTPGDKTMNPDPVKSKDFFAAVN; the protein is encoded by the coding sequence ATGTCCCGGCTCGTCGGTCTGCCCGCTCCTGATTTCACAGCCACCGCCGTGATCGACCAGGAGTTCCAGGAGGTCACCTTGTCCCAGTACCGCGGCAAGTACGTGGTGCTCTTCTTCTACCCGCTCGACTTCACCTTCGTGTGCCCCACGGAGATCACCGCCTTCTCTGACAGTTACGGCGAATTCTCCAGCCGCAACTGCGAAGTTCTGGGTGTTTCGGTCGACAGTCAGTTCAGCCACCTGGCCTGGATTCAGACCGAGCGCAAGAGCGGCGGCATCGGCGATATCGCCTACCCCCTGGTGGCAGACCTCAAAAAGGACATCGCCCGCGCCTACGAGGTGCTGGATGAAGAGGCTGGCGTGGCCCTGCGGGGTCTGTTCATCATCGATCCCGATGGTGTGATCATGCAAAGCACGATCAACAACCTGCCCGTGGGCCGCAGCGTCGATGAAACCCTGCGCCTGCTGCAGGCCTTCCAGCACATCCGCAACAATCCGGATGAAGTCTGCCCCGCTAACTGGACCCCTGGCGATAAGACCATGAATCCGGATCCCGTCAAGAGCAAGGACTTCTTTGCGGCTGTGAACTGA
- a CDS encoding carbon-nitrogen hydrolase family protein, protein MLSYTLTQPPAAGEGIRLGLWQGTGSAATADAVEENLLRLEQVCAHAASLGVQLLAFPELYLSGYIVTPDLARQLAEPLDGTSLQRVAAAARRNGLAVACPYPERAVVAGEERFYDAIALFDHSGRLLRNYRKTHLWGPDEKRCWHPGYLHPEEGPAFSVHPVNGISVGLLNCYEAEFPELFRRLALEGAQLILIPTAADTWAELSTGQRTTQPYPDVSRTLVPAHAFQNGCFVAYANRCGEEHVNGQVKAAYLGNSIICGPHGDTLVAARAEPTLLMADCLPGDYGPSHPENTNYLKDRRTDLY, encoded by the coding sequence TTGCTCAGTTACACCCTGACCCAGCCACCAGCGGCCGGGGAGGGCATCAGGCTCGGTCTCTGGCAAGGCACGGGTTCGGCTGCCACAGCTGATGCGGTGGAGGAGAACCTCCTACGTCTGGAGCAGGTCTGTGCCCATGCTGCCAGCCTTGGGGTGCAGCTGCTGGCCTTCCCGGAGCTCTACCTGAGCGGTTACATCGTGACGCCGGATCTGGCTCGGCAGCTGGCGGAGCCGCTGGATGGAACCAGTCTCCAGAGGGTGGCGGCAGCCGCCCGCAGGAACGGGCTGGCGGTGGCCTGTCCCTATCCGGAACGGGCTGTGGTGGCCGGAGAGGAGCGCTTCTACGACGCCATTGCCCTGTTCGATCACAGCGGCCGCCTGTTACGCAACTACCGAAAAACCCATCTGTGGGGACCGGATGAAAAACGCTGCTGGCATCCTGGGTACCTGCATCCTGAAGAGGGCCCTGCCTTTTCGGTGCACCCGGTGAACGGGATCTCCGTGGGCTTGCTCAACTGCTACGAAGCCGAGTTCCCCGAGCTCTTCCGGCGACTGGCACTGGAGGGGGCCCAGCTGATTCTGATTCCGACGGCCGCCGACACCTGGGCTGAGCTGAGCACTGGCCAGCGGACGACCCAGCCATACCCCGATGTCTCGAGAACCCTGGTGCCGGCCCATGCCTTCCAGAACGGCTGCTTCGTGGCCTACGCCAACCGCTGCGGGGAAGAACACGTCAATGGTCAGGTCAAGGCGGCGTATCTGGGCAACAGCATCATTTGCGGGCCCCACGGCGACACTCTGGTGGCTGCCCGTGCCGAGCCCACACTGTTGATGGCTGACTGCCTTCCTGGTGACTACGGCCCAAGCCATCCAGAAAACACCAACTATCTCAAGGATCGGCGCACGGATTTGTATTGA
- a CDS encoding IS5 family transposase: protein MRGQRERSGSLFSYVSIEDRIPAGHPLRRIRKLADQALDRLNPTFCDLYAAEGRPSVPPEQLLLASLLQAFYGIRSERLLLEQLHYNLLFRWFVGLSPDDPIWHPTTFTKNRERLLNEQVMGKFLEKLMGAPEVKPLLSDEHFSVDGTLLQAWASHASLERIDGQDDPPPPPSGPGEGFGAPKPGKKRAKGDFRGIKLSNKTHRSGSDPDALLARKSNAHPAQPSYRGHVLMDNRHALIVDCKVTQATGTGERDAAKAMAADRPGAHQKTIGADKHYDTRGFVAEMRRIGVTPHVVQNTARSGGSAIDGRTTRHVGYAKSIHARRGIEKVFGWIKQWGGLRQFKLRGTEKVSAVFGLNVIAYNLIRLGNLLKPAMAAA, encoded by the coding sequence ATGCGAGGTCAACGGGAGCGCAGCGGCTCCCTGTTCTCCTACGTGTCGATTGAGGATCGGATCCCGGCCGGCCATCCGCTGCGGCGGATCCGCAAGCTGGCCGATCAGGCCCTCGATCGCCTCAATCCCACCTTCTGTGATCTGTACGCCGCAGAAGGCCGGCCATCAGTGCCGCCGGAGCAACTGCTGCTGGCCTCGTTGCTGCAGGCGTTCTACGGCATCCGCTCGGAGCGGTTGCTGCTCGAGCAGCTCCACTACAACCTGCTGTTCCGCTGGTTTGTGGGGCTGAGCCCAGATGATCCGATCTGGCATCCCACCACATTCACAAAAAACCGGGAGCGGCTGCTGAACGAGCAGGTGATGGGGAAGTTCCTGGAGAAGCTGATGGGTGCTCCGGAGGTCAAGCCGCTGCTCAGTGACGAGCACTTCTCCGTCGATGGCACCTTGCTGCAGGCCTGGGCCTCCCATGCCTCACTGGAGCGGATCGATGGGCAGGACGATCCGCCGCCACCGCCGTCAGGCCCTGGCGAGGGTTTTGGCGCTCCAAAGCCCGGCAAGAAGCGAGCGAAAGGGGATTTCCGAGGCATCAAGCTCAGCAACAAGACCCACCGCTCCGGCAGTGATCCCGACGCCTTGCTGGCCCGGAAATCCAACGCCCACCCGGCTCAACCGAGCTACCGGGGTCATGTGCTCATGGACAACCGCCATGCCCTGATCGTCGATTGCAAGGTCACGCAAGCCACGGGCACCGGGGAGCGGGATGCCGCCAAAGCCATGGCCGCGGATCGTCCCGGTGCCCACCAGAAAACCATCGGTGCCGACAAGCACTACGACACCAGGGGCTTTGTCGCCGAGATGCGCCGCATCGGCGTGACGCCGCACGTGGTGCAGAACACCGCCCGATCTGGTGGTTCCGCCATCGATGGCCGCACCACCCGCCACGTGGGCTACGCCAAGTCGATCCATGCCCGCCGCGGCATCGAGAAGGTGTTTGGCTGGATCAAACAGTGGGGAGGTCTGCGCCAGTTCAAGCTGCGCGGCACCGAGAAGGTGAGTGCGGTGTTCGGCCTGAATGTGATCGCCTACAACCTGATCCGCCTGGGCAACCTGCTCAAACCGGCGATGGCGGCGGCGTGA
- a CDS encoding helix-turn-helix transcriptional regulator, translating into MSSPGAVARSSLQADQARALLKALADPLRLRVIETLGSGERCVCDLTTDLGLAQSKLSFHLKVLKQAGLLDDRQEGRWIYYRLRSEAIEQLRGWLAELGAQCSTPATPCP; encoded by the coding sequence ATGAGCTCTCCCGGCGCTGTTGCCCGCTCTTCTCTGCAGGCCGACCAGGCCCGAGCGCTGCTCAAGGCCCTTGCCGATCCCCTGCGCCTGCGGGTGATCGAAACCCTCGGCAGCGGCGAGCGCTGCGTCTGTGATCTCACCACTGACCTCGGCCTGGCCCAGTCGAAGCTCTCCTTCCACCTTAAGGTGCTCAAGCAGGCCGGGCTTCTGGACGACCGTCAGGAGGGCCGCTGGATCTACTATCGCCTGCGCTCTGAAGCGATCGAACAGCTGCGCGGTTGGCTGGCGGAGCTGGGTGCCCAGTGCAGCACGCCCGCTACCCCCTGCCCATGA
- the purS gene encoding phosphoribosylformylglycinamidine synthase subunit PurS codes for MPLYSARVQVSLRPSVLDPAGEATRAAAARLGVDGVTRLRIGKAIELELEAPDRATAQAQAELLSDRLLANPVIENWTLDLQELG; via the coding sequence GTGCCCCTCTACAGCGCTCGCGTTCAGGTGTCCCTGCGCCCCTCGGTGCTCGATCCGGCCGGCGAAGCCACCCGGGCCGCCGCTGCCCGCCTGGGGGTCGATGGGGTGACGCGGTTGCGGATCGGCAAGGCGATCGAACTGGAGCTGGAGGCGCCGGACCGCGCCACGGCCCAGGCCCAGGCTGAACTGCTCAGCGATCGGCTGCTGGCCAACCCGGTGATCGAGAACTGGACCCTCGACCTGCAGGAGCTCGGTTGA
- a CDS encoding chlorophyll a/b-binding protein: MPDRSFHYEPLERFGEGLTTSRPWNAAALAGVERLNGRVAMLGFAAAVAGEWITGHGPAGQVLALLRWYLG; this comes from the coding sequence TTGCCTGACCGTTCGTTCCACTACGAGCCGCTGGAGCGGTTCGGAGAAGGACTCACCACCAGCCGACCCTGGAATGCAGCAGCGTTGGCAGGCGTGGAGCGGCTGAATGGCCGCGTCGCCATGCTCGGTTTTGCTGCGGCGGTTGCTGGTGAGTGGATCACGGGTCATGGGCCAGCCGGGCAGGTGTTGGCGCTGCTGCGCTGGTACCTGGGCTGA
- a CDS encoding DnaJ C-terminal domain-containing protein: protein MKFKDYYEILGVERGASEDEIKQAYRRLARKFHPDISKEKGAEERFKEISEANQTLSDPEKRRAYDELGRHRPGEDFRPSPDWDTRFWQGQAGEEVDLADLFEQMGFRSAQRRHQGGPGFPIRGQDVEAVANLSLEEVCHGTQVTLERKEPRLRPDGTMERASTTVRIRVPKGVIDGERLRIPGRGLAGSGGGPAGDVYLDIHLQPHPLFRAVGHDLYLELPVTPWEAALGGEIEVPTLDGQVRVTVKEGAQAGQKLRLTGKGLPKRKEGAGDLYCVLQIVMPKQIDDRERELYRELAAATSFNPRTSFPGATTHG, encoded by the coding sequence ATGAAGTTCAAGGATTATTACGAGATTCTCGGCGTCGAGCGTGGGGCCAGCGAGGACGAGATCAAACAGGCCTATCGCCGACTGGCCCGCAAATTTCACCCGGACATTTCCAAGGAAAAGGGAGCCGAAGAGCGGTTCAAGGAGATCAGTGAGGCCAACCAGACCCTCTCCGACCCGGAAAAGCGCCGGGCCTACGACGAACTGGGTCGCCATCGCCCCGGTGAAGACTTCCGACCATCACCAGACTGGGATACCCGCTTCTGGCAGGGCCAGGCCGGCGAGGAGGTGGATCTGGCCGATCTGTTCGAGCAGATGGGCTTCCGTTCGGCGCAGCGGCGACACCAGGGGGGGCCTGGCTTTCCGATCCGCGGTCAGGATGTGGAGGCTGTGGCCAACCTCAGCCTTGAAGAGGTGTGCCATGGCACCCAGGTGACCCTGGAGCGGAAGGAGCCTCGCCTGCGCCCCGACGGGACCATGGAGCGTGCCTCGACCACGGTGCGCATTCGGGTGCCGAAGGGAGTGATCGATGGAGAGCGGTTGCGGATTCCCGGGCGGGGCCTGGCAGGCAGTGGCGGCGGGCCGGCGGGAGACGTCTATCTCGACATCCACCTCCAGCCCCATCCACTTTTTCGCGCCGTGGGGCATGACCTCTACCTCGAGCTGCCGGTGACCCCATGGGAAGCGGCCCTGGGTGGAGAGATCGAGGTCCCAACCCTTGATGGCCAGGTGCGTGTCACGGTGAAGGAGGGCGCTCAGGCCGGCCAGAAGCTTCGCCTGACCGGCAAGGGGCTGCCAAAGCGCAAGGAGGGGGCGGGCGATCTCTATTGCGTGCTGCAGATCGTGATGCCGAAGCAGATCGACGACCGCGAACGGGAGCTCTATCGTGAGCTGGCTGCTGCCACCTCCTTCAACCCGCGCACCTCATTCCCTGGAGCTACGACCCATGGCTGA
- a CDS encoding LD-carboxypeptidase, protein MPPPLTAGSRLVAIAPGTWWEDPESEQTSLEARIASAGWELLVPPATRQRWHWFSGTDRQRCLAWEQAIGDQRAEGVLAVTAGWGSARLLESGWQPPPRPIWLMGFSDASALLLAQCAAGLGGAIHGGLHGDAGQWQRLVHLLRRQPVDPLQGQGWRSGITEGPLVVTNLTVATHLIGTAWLPDLRGRIVVFEDVGEAPYRVDRMLTQWRSAGLLAGVTGIGLGRFQWTPDDVMPGDLSMEEVLRERLGDLGIPLVGRLPVGHGRPNLALPLGHRARLDGGAGTLTLL, encoded by the coding sequence ATGCCACCGCCCCTGACGGCCGGCAGCCGGCTGGTGGCGATCGCACCCGGCACCTGGTGGGAGGATCCCGAATCGGAACAGACCAGCCTGGAAGCGCGAATCGCGAGCGCCGGCTGGGAGCTGCTGGTGCCGCCAGCGACCCGTCAGCGCTGGCACTGGTTCTCGGGTACAGACCGCCAACGCTGCCTGGCCTGGGAGCAGGCGATCGGTGACCAACGGGCGGAGGGCGTACTGGCCGTCACAGCCGGCTGGGGCAGTGCCCGGCTGCTCGAGAGTGGCTGGCAACCGCCGCCTCGGCCGATCTGGCTGATGGGCTTCTCCGATGCCAGCGCCTTGCTGCTGGCCCAGTGCGCGGCTGGTCTGGGCGGCGCGATCCATGGGGGCCTGCACGGCGACGCCGGCCAATGGCAGCGGCTGGTGCACCTGCTGCGGCGCCAGCCGGTCGACCCCCTCCAGGGACAGGGCTGGCGCAGCGGCATCACGGAAGGGCCCCTGGTGGTGACCAACCTCACGGTGGCGACGCATCTGATCGGCACCGCTTGGTTGCCGGATCTGCGGGGGCGGATTGTGGTCTTTGAGGATGTGGGTGAGGCCCCCTACCGGGTGGATCGGATGCTCACCCAATGGAGGAGCGCCGGGCTGCTGGCAGGGGTGACCGGGATCGGACTGGGCCGCTTCCAGTGGACGCCAGACGACGTGATGCCTGGCGATCTCTCGATGGAGGAGGTGCTGCGGGAGCGCCTCGGTGATCTGGGCATCCCCCTGGTGGGTCGATTGCCCGTGGGGCATGGCAGGCCGAATCTGGCCCTCCCACTGGGCCATCGGGCCCGACTGGACGGCGGCGCCGGAACCCTGACGCTGCTGTGA
- the purQ gene encoding phosphoribosylformylglycinamidine synthase subunit PurQ, with amino-acid sequence MTIGIVVFPGSNCDRDVRWAMEGCLGRSTRFLWHEERDLAGLEAVVLPGGFSYGDYLRCGAIARFAPVLQEVLAFAERGGPVLGICNGFQVLTELGLLPGALTRNEKLHFLCEPSRLEVQPGHCRWLGGYGAGESITLPIAHGEGRYQVEPERLKQLEDQGCVVLRYADNPNGSVGNVAGLTNAGGNVLGLMPHPERACDPVTGGMDGRRLLEAVGS; translated from the coding sequence ATGACCATCGGCATCGTGGTGTTCCCCGGTTCCAACTGCGACCGGGATGTGCGCTGGGCCATGGAGGGCTGCCTGGGTCGCTCCACCCGTTTCCTCTGGCATGAGGAGCGCGATCTCGCCGGGCTGGAGGCGGTGGTGCTGCCCGGAGGCTTCAGCTATGGCGACTACCTGCGCTGCGGCGCCATCGCCCGGTTCGCGCCGGTGCTGCAGGAGGTGCTCGCCTTCGCGGAGCGGGGCGGACCGGTGCTGGGCATCTGCAATGGCTTTCAGGTGTTGACGGAACTGGGCCTGCTGCCTGGGGCGCTCACCCGCAACGAGAAGCTGCACTTCCTCTGTGAACCCAGCCGCCTGGAGGTGCAACCGGGTCACTGCCGCTGGCTCGGCGGCTATGGAGCCGGTGAGAGCATCACCCTGCCGATTGCCCACGGTGAAGGTCGTTATCAGGTGGAACCCGAGCGGTTGAAGCAGCTGGAGGATCAGGGCTGCGTGGTGTTGCGCTATGCCGACAACCCCAACGGCTCCGTGGGCAACGTGGCCGGCCTTACGAATGCCGGTGGCAATGTGCTTGGTCTGATGCCCCACCCGGAACGGGCCTGCGATCCCGTCACCGGCGGCATGGATGGACGGCGCCTGCTGGAGGCGGTGGGCTCCTGA
- a CDS encoding chaperone modulator CbpM, whose translation MADDLLIPVESESRVELEELLAASGLEHGEVVELVQFGVFETRVSASGWSFHSCTIHQARRAADLRNTFGLNPPGMALALTYLEKIEALEHRLRELECLLPR comes from the coding sequence ATGGCTGATGACCTGTTGATTCCGGTGGAGAGCGAAAGCCGAGTCGAGCTGGAGGAGTTACTGGCGGCCTCAGGCCTGGAGCATGGGGAAGTGGTGGAGTTGGTGCAGTTCGGTGTTTTCGAAACCAGAGTGAGTGCGTCGGGTTGGAGCTTTCATTCCTGCACGATTCACCAGGCGCGTCGTGCCGCAGACCTGCGCAATACGTTTGGCCTCAACCCCCCCGGCATGGCCCTTGCCCTCACTTACCTGGAAAAGATCGAGGCCTTGGAACACCGCCTGCGGGAGCTGGAATGTCTGCTTCCTCGCTGA